One genomic window of Candidatus Pseudobacter hemicellulosilyticus includes the following:
- a CDS encoding acyl-CoA dehydrogenase family protein — MNLQHAELTQQVAHTARDFARQHIKPFVMEWDESQEFPVHVFKEMGKLGLMGVLVPETYGGAGLGYFEYHAVIQEIAKVCGAVGLSLAAHNSLCTGHILSFGNEEQKRKYLPKLATAEWLGAWGLTEPNTGSDAGNMQTTAVRDGDHWVLNGAKCWITHGKSGDVAVIIARTGEPRTSNNATAFIIEKGTTGFSAGKKENKLGMRASETTELIFDHCRIPDANRLGEVGEGFRQSLKVLDGGRISIAALALGIAKGAYEAALQYSKERHQFDQPIANFQGISFKLADMATEIAAAEFLTLQACDLRMKGVKMTKEAAMAKYYASEVAVKVATDAVQIFGGYGYTKDFPVEKYYRDSKLCTIGEGTSEIQKLVIAREILNA; from the coding sequence ATGAATTTGCAGCACGCTGAACTGACGCAGCAGGTGGCGCATACTGCCCGGGATTTTGCCCGGCAGCATATCAAGCCATTTGTGATGGAATGGGACGAAAGCCAGGAATTTCCGGTACACGTTTTCAAAGAAATGGGTAAACTGGGGCTGATGGGCGTATTGGTTCCCGAAACATATGGGGGAGCGGGACTGGGTTACTTCGAGTACCATGCCGTGATCCAGGAGATTGCCAAGGTCTGCGGTGCAGTGGGCCTGAGCCTTGCTGCGCATAATTCACTCTGCACAGGTCATATACTATCCTTCGGGAATGAAGAACAAAAGAGAAAGTACCTGCCTAAGCTGGCTACGGCCGAATGGCTGGGCGCTTGGGGATTAACGGAACCCAATACCGGAAGTGATGCCGGTAATATGCAGACTACGGCTGTTCGTGACGGTGACCACTGGGTCCTGAACGGCGCCAAATGCTGGATCACCCATGGTAAAAGCGGTGATGTGGCCGTGATCATTGCCCGCACCGGTGAGCCGAGGACCAGTAATAACGCTACTGCTTTTATAATAGAAAAAGGTACTACTGGTTTTAGCGCCGGTAAAAAAGAGAACAAATTGGGTATGCGCGCCAGCGAGACCACGGAACTCATATTTGACCACTGTCGTATCCCTGATGCCAACAGGCTGGGTGAGGTAGGCGAGGGGTTCCGGCAGAGCCTGAAAGTACTGGATGGCGGCAGGATCTCCATTGCGGCCCTGGCGCTGGGCATTGCCAAAGGCGCTTATGAAGCGGCGCTGCAATATTCCAAAGAGCGGCACCAGTTTGATCAGCCCATTGCCAATTTCCAGGGTATCTCATTCAAACTGGCGGATATGGCCACGGAGATTGCTGCGGCGGAATTCCTGACACTGCAGGCCTGTGACCTGCGCATGAAAGGGGTGAAAATGACAAAAGAAGCGGCCATGGCAAAATACTATGCCAGTGAAGTGGCGGTGAAAGTGGCTACAGATGCGGTGCAGATCTTTGGCGGTTATGGCTACACAAAAGATTTTCCGGTAGAAAAATATTATAGAGATAGTAAACTGTGTACGATTGGAGAGGGAACTTCTGAAATTCAGAAACTGGTGATCGCCAGGGAAATTCTGAACGCCTAA